A stretch of DNA from Bacillota bacterium:
GAACGCCGCCCTTGGCCTTGATGGCCCCGTCGACCTCCTCCCTTGGGACACTCGTCTCCTCCTGGAACCTCAGGGCCTGCGCCATGGCAGCAAGGAGTATGCGGTTGACCAGGAACCCCGCGCACTCCTTGACCCTCACGGGTATCTTCCTGAGTCCCTCCGCGAATTCCACCAGGGTATCCATGGTCTCCTCAGAGGTATGCTCACCAGATATGACCTCCACCAGTTTCATGAAGCTGGCAGGGTAGAAGAAGTGGAGCCCGCCTACCCTCTGGGGCCTGGACGTAGCCTCGGCCATCTTGGTGATGCTCAGGGCTGAGGTGTTGGACGCCAGGAGCGCAGTGGGAGGGGTCGCCTGGTCCAGGTCCTTGAATACCGCCATCTTGAGTTCCATCTTCTCCGGCACAGCCTCAATCACCAGGTCCACAGCGGCAAAATCCCCGTAGGAGGTGGTGGGGATGATCAGGGACATCTTCTGGTCCATCTCTGAGGAGGTCATCCTCCCCTTGGCGATCCTTCGCTGGTATATCCC
This window harbors:
- a CDS encoding 3-hydroxyacyl-CoA dehydrogenase family protein; the protein is MYIFKAGVVGAGAMGAEIAQVISWSGLPVVLKDVNQEMLDRGLDRIRGIYQRRIAKGRMTSSEMDQKMSLIIPTTSYGDFAAVDLVIEAVPEKMELKMAVFKDLDQATPPTALLASNTSALSITKMAEATSRPQRVGGLHFFYPASFMKLVEVISGEHTSEETMDTLVEFAEGLRKIPVRVKECAGFLVNRILLAAMAQALRFQEETSVPREEVDGAIKAKGGVPMGPFTLSDTLGLDVVLDVAETLERAYGERFSPSETLVNLVKEGKLGAKTGEGFFKYTG